A genome region from Sphingobacteriaceae bacterium GW460-11-11-14-LB5 includes the following:
- a CDS encoding SusC/RagA family TonB-linked outer membrane protein, which translates to MSAKASLHEKEPFDFYRPPLQDIIVKGQVTDAKGPIPGVSVKLKGGAATTVTDGSGKFSIKVPEDATLVFTYVGYVDQEIQVKNQTSINVRLVENNQNLTEVVVVGYGTQKKAVVSGAVAAVKGSELAKSSSVNLTNSLAGRLPGVTALQGSGEPGYDGSTIRIRGINSLGNNNALIVIDGIPNRAGGIERLNPNDIESVSVLKDASAAIYGSQAANGVILITTKLGKSGKPQFSYDFSYGLQQPTRIPKMANSTQYAEILNELNIFGSDLNPNEWSAAWNSFKTTGTYLSTGGKTINAAYKPDEIRKFGDGSDPLRYPNTDWFKTTFQNWSPQQRHNVQINGGSENVKYLLSLGYLNQDGYYKNSATGYQQYDMRFNLEAKLSKYITTTLGVSAREEDRNFPTVSAGDIFRFLMRGRPNEIAIWPNGLPGRDIEYGYNPVVSTTDLTGTNKDVRDYFQTTGKAEIKIPGVDGLKVTGTAAIDKYSGRQKNWQLPWTLYDWDKKTFAADGVTPVLAGTVRSQYTDPRLRETAGGQLAINLTGMVNYDKKISDHTIGLMAGVTRETVNNDGFTAFRRYFISSSVQELLAGDEREQSLGNNPGDPNNLFKRARLSYFGRVGYNYKEKYLAEFLWRVDGSYIFPTDRRFGFFPGVSVGWRLSEEPFFKDNVKFVNNLKLRASWGQMGAEAYFGDALQEYQYLSLMNFGTYTFNDLVTKTLTEGKVPNFDFGWEVANNTNIGLDASFLNNKLSLEFDYFYNKRTNILISRGSSVPESSGITDRLPPVNLGKVNNKGFEFKLSYNDQVGDLNFGVSVNGGYAKNKIVFWDETPGAPEWQRSTGRVTSSWLVYDYDGVFKDQAEADANKQKYSALTSNLRAGDMKFKDRNEDGKINADDKIRLDKNGTPTFTGGVNFNVQYKGFDLSVLIQGATGGMQIVGLTESGDIGNFLEWSYLNRWSIDNPSSVNPRLSNRGATYYTDSNNALNNTYWLRSNNYIRLKNVELGYTLPTTWVEKVGLNSVRVYANGLNLATLDKIKIWDPESTNTSGQYYPQARVINMGIKATF; encoded by the coding sequence GGTTACGGAACGCAAAAGAAAGCGGTTGTATCTGGTGCGGTTGCCGCGGTTAAAGGCTCGGAGCTGGCCAAATCTTCTTCTGTGAACTTAACCAATTCGTTAGCCGGCCGTTTACCAGGCGTAACTGCATTACAGGGAAGTGGTGAGCCTGGTTACGATGGTTCTACCATCCGGATCAGGGGTATAAACTCACTCGGGAATAACAATGCTTTAATCGTAATTGATGGAATTCCTAACCGGGCCGGTGGAATTGAAAGGTTAAACCCGAACGATATCGAAAGTGTATCCGTTTTAAAAGATGCTTCTGCAGCCATTTACGGTTCGCAAGCTGCAAATGGGGTAATCCTGATTACCACCAAATTAGGTAAATCGGGCAAACCACAATTTTCTTACGATTTTAGTTATGGTTTGCAACAACCAACACGTATACCAAAAATGGCCAATTCGACTCAATATGCTGAGATTTTAAATGAACTGAATATTTTCGGCTCTGATCTTAATCCGAATGAATGGTCAGCAGCGTGGAACAGTTTCAAAACAACAGGTACTTATTTATCTACTGGCGGTAAAACGATTAATGCCGCTTACAAACCAGACGAAATCAGGAAATTTGGTGATGGCTCAGATCCGCTAAGGTATCCCAATACTGATTGGTTTAAAACTACTTTCCAAAATTGGTCTCCTCAGCAAAGACACAACGTTCAGATTAATGGAGGGAGTGAAAATGTTAAATATTTGCTTTCATTAGGCTATCTAAATCAGGATGGCTATTATAAAAATTCTGCCACAGGTTATCAGCAGTATGATATGCGTTTTAACCTGGAAGCAAAATTAAGCAAGTATATTACTACAACATTGGGAGTAAGTGCAAGAGAGGAAGACCGTAATTTTCCAACTGTTTCAGCGGGTGATATCTTTAGATTCTTAATGCGGGGGAGACCTAACGAGATAGCCATATGGCCTAACGGGTTGCCTGGTAGGGATATTGAATATGGTTATAATCCGGTGGTTTCTACTACAGATTTAACAGGAACTAATAAGGATGTTAGAGATTACTTTCAAACTACAGGTAAAGCAGAAATTAAAATTCCTGGTGTTGATGGATTAAAGGTAACCGGTACAGCTGCAATAGACAAATATTCTGGCAGACAAAAAAACTGGCAATTGCCCTGGACACTTTACGATTGGGACAAGAAAACGTTTGCAGCCGATGGTGTAACACCTGTGCTTGCAGGTACGGTACGTTCTCAATATACCGATCCAAGGCTTAGGGAAACTGCAGGTGGACAATTAGCCATAAACTTAACCGGAATGGTTAACTATGATAAGAAGATTAGCGACCATACTATTGGCTTAATGGCCGGCGTAACACGCGAAACAGTTAACAACGACGGTTTTACTGCGTTTAGAAGATACTTTATATCTTCATCTGTTCAAGAGTTGCTTGCAGGTGATGAAAGGGAGCAATCATTAGGCAATAATCCTGGTGACCCGAATAATCTATTTAAAAGAGCAAGGTTAAGCTATTTTGGAAGGGTGGGCTATAACTATAAAGAAAAATACCTTGCTGAATTTTTGTGGCGGGTAGATGGATCTTATATCTTTCCAACAGATAGACGTTTCGGTTTCTTCCCAGGGGTATCAGTAGGTTGGCGTTTATCTGAAGAGCCGTTTTTCAAAGACAATGTTAAATTCGTCAACAATTTGAAATTAAGGGCCTCATGGGGGCAAATGGGGGCTGAAGCCTATTTTGGCGATGCCCTGCAGGAATATCAATACCTCAGTTTGATGAACTTTGGTACCTATACCTTTAATGATCTGGTAACTAAAACCTTAACTGAAGGTAAGGTGCCCAATTTTGATTTTGGATGGGAAGTGGCAAATAATACAAATATTGGTTTAGATGCATCATTTTTAAATAATAAATTGTCGTTAGAGTTCGATTACTTCTATAATAAGCGTACAAACATTCTGATCAGCAGAGGTAGTTCGGTGCCTGAAAGTTCGGGCATTACCGATCGTTTACCTCCTGTTAACTTAGGAAAGGTAAACAACAAAGGTTTCGAATTTAAATTAAGCTACAATGACCAGGTTGGTGATTTAAATTTTGGCGTGAGTGTAAATGGTGGCTATGCTAAAAACAAGATCGTTTTTTGGGATGAAACCCCTGGTGCCCCAGAATGGCAGCGTTCTACTGGCAGGGTAACCAGTTCGTGGTTGGTGTACGATTATGATGGTGTTTTTAAAGATCAGGCAGAAGCTGATGCCAATAAACAAAAGTATAGTGCATTAACGAGTAATCTTCGCGCAGGCGACATGAAATTTAAGGACAGGAATGAGGATGGTAAAATTAATGCAGATGATAAGATCCGTTTGGATAAAAATGGAACTCCAACTTTTACGGGCGGTGTAAATTTTAATGTTCAGTACAAAGGATTTGACTTATCAGTGCTTATTCAAGGAGCAACGGGTGGAATGCAGATTGTTGGTTTAACAGAATCGGGAGATATTGGTAACTTCCTGGAGTGGTCGTACCTGAACCGCTGGAGCATTGATAATCCAAGTTCGGTAAACCCGCGCTTATCAAATAGGGGTGCTACCTATTATACCGATAGCAATAATGCCTTAAACAATACCTATTGGTTAAGGAGCAATAACTACATCAGACTTAAGAATGTAGAGCTAGGATATACATTGCCAACCACCTGGGTTGAAAAAGTTGGATTAAATAGTGTAAGGGTATATGCAAATGGCCTCAATTTGGCTACGCTTGATAAAATCAAGATATGGGATCCCGAATCTACCAATACAAGTGGACAATACTATCCACAAGCTAGGGTAATTAATATGGGTATTAAAGCCACTTTTTAA
- a CDS encoding RagB/SusD family nutrient uptake outer membrane protein, whose amino-acid sequence MKTIIQNRNLYLLVLITFFAFACKKDFLNVESPGQVPAESVWKDPATAQAFVNDIYNGLGNGGFSEQMLASVSDEALFTHPTRGIDLVNSATINPSTLGWVDDTWAYKQMYNRIRACNITIEKITGGDNALTSQTLKDQLAGEAYFLRAYFYQQLLRFYGAVPIITKTYVLNDNYNVKRNTYEECVNFIIKDCDEANKLLTGKTMEKGRTTATAALALKSRVLIYAASDLHDRAKLTNKVSGIAAQKLDFLSYASGDQADRYKLAQTAAKAVMDATKGYLLDLSAPVSVTEGSRNYKSIAMGGASKAPNIDAAAAAELIFARYFIVQNNIKHAQQNGPNGYHNWAGNTPIGLLVDDYEMKDGSKFSWTNPAQKAEPYQNRDPRFYATVLYDGAGWKPRDKASGNVDPASQIQTGVYDLLDDKNNKFDFKGLDTRASSIENWNGSWTGYYYHKFIDPDPTIVDASMSQNVPWPFFRYTEAVFNYIEASIELGELGNATNWLNKIRFRAGMPAVTATDQAGLREVYRHERRIEMAYEEQRYHDTRRWLIAGETLGRKVTYIKVTGKFKPGKTMSAPYHYDPTVYDYTYSPVVENAQENRSWDNKLYFRPFSRDEVNKNNLLEQNPGY is encoded by the coding sequence ATGAAAACAATAATTCAAAATAGAAATTTATATCTATTGGTTCTTATTACCTTTTTTGCATTTGCGTGTAAAAAGGATTTTTTGAACGTAGAATCACCTGGCCAGGTGCCTGCCGAGTCGGTATGGAAAGATCCTGCAACTGCGCAGGCATTTGTGAACGATATCTATAACGGACTGGGTAACGGCGGCTTTTCTGAACAGATGTTAGCATCAGTTTCTGACGAAGCCTTGTTTACACACCCTACCCGTGGTATCGATCTGGTTAATAGTGCTACCATTAACCCATCTACATTGGGATGGGTGGATGATACATGGGCTTATAAACAAATGTATAACCGCATCCGGGCCTGCAACATTACCATCGAGAAAATTACCGGTGGAGATAATGCACTAACCAGCCAAACATTAAAAGACCAGCTGGCGGGCGAAGCATATTTTTTACGTGCTTATTTTTATCAGCAGTTATTACGCTTTTATGGAGCAGTACCTATTATTACAAAAACTTACGTACTCAACGATAATTATAATGTAAAGCGTAATACCTATGAAGAATGTGTAAACTTCATTATTAAAGATTGCGATGAGGCGAATAAACTTTTAACAGGCAAAACGATGGAAAAAGGGCGTACCACTGCTACCGCTGCTTTGGCACTTAAATCAAGGGTATTGATTTATGCGGCGAGCGATTTGCATGACAGGGCAAAGCTTACAAATAAAGTTAGTGGAATTGCCGCTCAAAAATTAGATTTCTTAAGTTATGCAAGTGGGGATCAAGCCGATCGTTATAAATTGGCTCAAACGGCTGCAAAAGCAGTAATGGATGCCACAAAAGGCTATTTGTTAGATTTATCTGCGCCAGTATCGGTAACGGAAGGAAGCAGGAATTATAAAAGTATAGCGATGGGTGGTGCCAGTAAAGCGCCCAATATAGATGCTGCGGCAGCTGCCGAATTAATTTTTGCACGTTATTTCATCGTTCAGAATAATATTAAGCATGCGCAACAAAATGGCCCTAACGGTTACCATAACTGGGCAGGTAATACACCAATTGGCTTATTGGTTGATGATTATGAAATGAAAGACGGTTCTAAATTTAGTTGGACAAACCCAGCACAAAAAGCTGAGCCTTATCAAAATAGAGATCCACGCTTTTACGCTACTGTTTTATATGATGGTGCCGGTTGGAAACCCCGTGATAAAGCTTCTGGCAATGTAGATCCAGCCAGTCAAATCCAGACAGGGGTATATGATCTGTTGGATGACAAAAACAATAAGTTCGATTTTAAAGGTCTGGATACCAGAGCAAGTTCTATCGAAAACTGGAACGGTAGCTGGACAGGTTATTACTATCATAAATTTATTGATCCGGATCCAACTATTGTTGATGCCTCTATGTCGCAAAATGTGCCCTGGCCTTTCTTTAGGTATACAGAAGCGGTATTCAATTACATCGAAGCCAGTATTGAGCTTGGCGAATTGGGTAATGCGACCAATTGGTTAAATAAAATCCGTTTCAGAGCAGGTATGCCAGCGGTTACGGCAACAGACCAGGCCGGACTTCGGGAGGTTTATCGTCACGAGCGCCGCATCGAAATGGCCTATGAGGAACAACGTTATCACGATACACGCAGGTGGTTAATTGCCGGCGAAACATTAGGTAGAAAAGTTACCTATATTAAAGTTACCGGTAAATTTAAGCCGGGTAAAACCATGTCTGCGCCTTACCATTATGACCCTACTGTATACGATTATACTTATAGTCCGGTTGTAGAAAATGCACAGGAAAACAGAAGCTGGGACAATAAACTTTATTTCAGGCCATTTAGCCGTGATGAAGTAAACAAGAATAATTTGCTCGAGCAAAACCCGGGATACTAA
- a CDS encoding MFS transporter encodes MADSDPNSVISKPDPYAALRFREFRSYLGMRFFFTFAYQMQAVVLGIYIYHVTKDPLALGFVGLCEAIPAIGIALYGGYVADKSEKRGLLLKIFGGVFLCTLIMLLVTLPQFNLRQIDIIFTLFNFKVNLIALIMYVLVFGMGISRGFFGPATFSLMAQILPKNLYPNASTWSSSSWQMASILGPAIGGMTYGFFGITVTYIVIISFVFIALICIFFLKVHPPQFVPKENIKESLLKGINFVFKTKMMVWAMSLDLFSVFFGGAVAILPVFANDILKVGPEGLGFMRAAVSAGSVFTMLAMTRFSPMNKPWRNLLIAVTGFGLSIICWSLSKNFYLTLFFLFLEGSFDSVSVIIRSTIMQLLTPDEMRGRVSAVNSMFIGSSNEIGAFESGLTAKLMRTIPSVVFGGSMTLVIAGITWLKTKSLTKLSLQDINEQTSKAV; translated from the coding sequence GTGGCAGATTCAGACCCCAATTCGGTTATTTCAAAACCAGATCCTTACGCCGCATTGCGCTTTAGGGAGTTCCGCTCTTACCTAGGCATGCGTTTTTTCTTCACTTTTGCCTATCAAATGCAGGCGGTAGTGCTTGGAATTTATATTTATCATGTAACCAAAGATCCATTGGCTTTAGGATTTGTAGGCCTGTGCGAGGCTATTCCTGCAATAGGAATTGCGTTGTATGGAGGTTATGTTGCAGATAAGAGTGAAAAAAGAGGTTTATTACTCAAAATATTTGGAGGCGTATTTCTTTGTACCCTCATTATGCTGCTGGTAACATTGCCGCAGTTCAACCTTCGGCAGATCGATATCATTTTTACCCTGTTTAATTTTAAGGTTAATCTGATCGCATTGATTATGTATGTACTCGTGTTTGGAATGGGTATATCAAGAGGGTTTTTCGGGCCAGCCACATTCTCTTTAATGGCTCAGATCTTGCCAAAAAACCTTTACCCAAATGCAAGTACCTGGAGCAGTTCGAGCTGGCAGATGGCCTCTATTTTAGGGCCGGCAATAGGTGGGATGACTTACGGTTTCTTCGGTATTACCGTAACATATATTGTAATTATTTCTTTTGTATTTATAGCCCTCATTTGTATTTTCTTTTTAAAAGTTCATCCTCCACAGTTTGTGCCTAAAGAAAATATTAAAGAGAGTTTGCTTAAAGGAATAAATTTTGTGTTTAAAACCAAAATGATGGTTTGGGCGATGAGTCTAGATTTGTTTTCTGTATTTTTTGGCGGTGCGGTAGCCATATTACCCGTGTTTGCCAATGATATACTAAAAGTTGGACCCGAAGGTTTAGGCTTCATGCGGGCCGCTGTTTCTGCAGGATCTGTTTTTACCATGCTTGCGATGACTCGATTTTCTCCAATGAACAAACCTTGGCGAAATTTATTGATTGCGGTAACTGGTTTTGGCTTAAGCATCATCTGCTGGAGTTTATCTAAAAATTTCTATTTAACACTCTTCTTCCTCTTTTTAGAAGGCTCTTTTGATAGTGTAAGTGTAATCATCAGATCAACCATTATGCAATTGCTAACACCAGATGAAATGCGTGGGCGTGTATCGGCTGTAAACAGTATGTTTATTGGATCGTCAAATGAAATTGGCGCTTTTGAGTCGGGCCTTACCGCAAAGTTAATGCGTACCATCCCATCGGTGGTATTTGGAGGAAGCATGACATTGGTCATTGCTGGCATCACCTGGTTAAAAACGAAATCTTTAACGAAATTAAGTTTGCAGGATATTAATGAGCAGACCAGTAAAGCGGTTTAA
- a CDS encoding ABC transporter ATP-binding protein → MGLLLNYLKHHKWIVALALLLAGINIGFSLLDPYITGRILDRFINKKDSLTYNQYLWGSLGLIGLAIGAAMVSRIAKNFQDYFTSVIVQKVGAKMYADGLQHSLKLPYQIFEDQRSGETLGILQKVRLDSEKFITSFISILFVSLIGMIFVIVYSVSVSYKVTLVYFSAIPIISFVSWFLSRKIKTIQRSIVGETTALAGSTTESLRNIELVKSLGLADQEIDRLNKTTYKILGLELKKVKYVRSMSFVQGTTVNLVRSTMVLVLLLLIFDNTISAGQYFSFLFYSFFLFGPLQELGNVILTWREAEVSLGNFKKILSTPVDKKPENPTSIAKIKDLTFNNVGFKHLTANRNALDNISFKTHHGQTIAFVGPSGSGKSTLVKLLVGLYPAKDGEILYNGIPSNDIDLDALREKIGFVTQDTQLFSGTIRENLLFVNPNATDEECYKVLNQAACQTLLARADKGLDSLIGEGGVKVSGGEKQRLSIARALLRQPDILVFDEATSSLDSITEEEITKTIRSVSDLTDHITILIAHRLSTIKHADKIYVLEKGNIIEEGRHEELIAQNGLYQAMWRQQIGERVVEA, encoded by the coding sequence ATGGGATTATTACTTAATTACCTGAAACACCACAAGTGGATTGTGGCCCTAGCGCTATTGCTGGCAGGCATAAATATTGGTTTTTCACTTTTAGATCCATATATCACCGGTCGCATTTTAGACCGCTTTATCAATAAAAAAGATTCGTTAACCTACAACCAGTACCTTTGGGGTTCTCTTGGTTTAATCGGGCTGGCTATTGGCGCAGCCATGGTTTCGCGGATTGCTAAAAACTTTCAGGATTATTTCACCAGTGTAATTGTTCAGAAAGTTGGTGCGAAAATGTATGCCGATGGCTTGCAGCATTCTTTAAAACTGCCTTATCAGATTTTCGAAGATCAACGTAGTGGTGAAACCCTGGGTATTTTACAGAAAGTACGGTTAGATTCGGAAAAGTTTATTACCTCTTTTATTAGTATCCTTTTTGTCAGTTTAATCGGGATGATTTTCGTTATCGTGTATTCGGTTTCGGTAAGCTACAAAGTTACTTTAGTTTACTTTTCGGCTATCCCGATTATCAGTTTCGTAAGCTGGTTTTTAAGTCGCAAGATTAAAACCATCCAGCGCTCTATTGTTGGCGAAACCACAGCTTTGGCGGGCTCGACAACTGAATCGTTAAGAAACATCGAACTGGTTAAGAGTTTAGGTTTGGCCGATCAGGAAATTGACCGCTTGAACAAAACCACTTACAAAATCCTTGGCTTAGAACTTAAAAAAGTGAAATATGTGCGCAGTATGAGTTTTGTTCAGGGCACTACCGTAAACCTGGTTCGAAGTACAATGGTGCTGGTGCTGCTTTTACTTATTTTCGACAATACGATTTCGGCCGGACAGTATTTTTCCTTCCTTTTTTACTCGTTTTTCCTTTTCGGACCGCTACAGGAGCTGGGTAATGTGATTTTAACCTGGCGCGAGGCCGAAGTTTCGTTGGGTAACTTTAAAAAGATTTTAAGCACACCGGTCGATAAAAAACCTGAAAATCCGACTTCGATTGCTAAAATAAAAGACCTCACCTTTAACAATGTTGGTTTCAAACACCTAACCGCCAATAGAAATGCTTTAGATAATATTTCGTTTAAAACCCATCACGGGCAAACCATTGCTTTTGTTGGCCCATCGGGTTCTGGAAAAAGTACACTGGTCAAACTATTGGTTGGTTTATATCCGGCAAAAGATGGTGAGATTTTATATAATGGCATCCCAAGTAACGATATCGATTTGGATGCCTTACGCGAGAAAATTGGCTTCGTAACGCAAGACACCCAGTTATTTTCAGGTACGATAAGAGAAAACCTGTTGTTTGTTAACCCCAATGCTACGGATGAAGAATGTTATAAAGTGCTCAATCAAGCTGCTTGTCAGACACTTTTAGCCAGAGCTGATAAAGGTTTAGATTCCTTAATTGGCGAAGGTGGCGTTAAAGTTTCTGGTGGCGAAAAACAACGTTTATCAATCGCCAGAGCATTACTCCGTCAGCCAGATATTTTGGTTTTTGATGAGGCTACTTCATCGCTGGATTCGATTACGGAAGAAGAAATTACCAAAACCATCCGTTCGGTATCGGATTTAACCGATCACATTACCATTTTGATTGCCCACCGTTTATCGACCATAAAACATGCTGATAAAATTTATGTTCTGGAGAAAGGCAACATCATTGAAGAAGGAAGACATGAAGAATTAATTGCACAAAACGGATTGTACCAGGCCATGTGGCGCCAACAAATTGGCGAAAGAGTTGTTGAAGCTTAA